From Streptomyces sp. Edi4, one genomic window encodes:
- a CDS encoding ABC transporter permease gives MTAPPDDCLAHNDWICGAYLSSRRHILWDAVLQHLQLTALSVLFGLIIAVPLAIAARRWRWASGPVLGVTTVLYTIPSLAMFSLLLPVYGLSASIVVAGLVLYSLTLLVRNILAGLRAVPEDTRQAARGMGYGPVRLLLAVELPLALPAAMAGLRIATVSAVSLVTVGAIVGYGGLGNLIYAGMNTYFKAQVLTASVLCVLIAVAADLALLAVQRLLTPWTRAAPS, from the coding sequence GTGACCGCGCCTCCCGACGACTGCCTCGCGCACAACGACTGGATCTGCGGCGCCTACCTGTCGAGCCGCCGCCACATCCTGTGGGACGCGGTGCTCCAGCACCTCCAGCTCACGGCGCTCTCCGTGCTGTTCGGCCTGATCATCGCGGTGCCCCTGGCCATCGCCGCCCGCCGCTGGCGCTGGGCCTCGGGCCCCGTCCTCGGGGTGACGACCGTGCTGTACACCATCCCTTCCCTCGCCATGTTCTCGCTGCTGCTCCCCGTGTACGGACTCTCCGCCTCGATCGTCGTCGCGGGCCTGGTCCTGTACTCCTTGACGCTGCTCGTACGCAACATCCTGGCCGGCCTGCGCGCCGTGCCCGAGGACACCCGGCAGGCGGCCCGGGGCATGGGCTACGGACCGGTACGGCTGCTCCTGGCCGTGGAGCTGCCGCTCGCCCTGCCCGCCGCCATGGCGGGGCTGCGCATCGCCACCGTCTCGGCGGTGTCCCTGGTGACGGTGGGCGCCATCGTCGGCTACGGGGGGCTCGGCAATCTGATCTACGCCGGCATGAACACCTACTTCAAGGCGCAGGTGCTCACCGCGTCGGTCCTGTGCGTGCTGATCGCCGTCGCCGCCGACCTCGCGCTGCTCGCCGTCCAGCGGCTGCTGACCCCCTGGACGCGGGCGGCGCCGTCATGA
- a CDS encoding ABC transporter permease — MTTLADAWSWLTSAAHWSGENGIWHRLGEHLWLTALCLVLSCLIALPVALVLGHLGKGGTLAVNVSNVGRAVPTFAVLVLLLLTPLGRHGEWPTIIALILFAVPPLLTNAYVGMREVDRDVVRAARGMGMTGRQLLLRVELPLALPLILTGVRVAAVQLVATATLAALAGGGGLGRIITAGFNLASTPQVVAGALLVAVFALVVEGIFEAVQRLAPHWARGGTG; from the coding sequence ATGACGACGCTCGCCGACGCCTGGTCCTGGCTCACCTCGGCCGCCCACTGGTCGGGGGAGAACGGCATCTGGCACCGGCTCGGCGAACACCTCTGGCTCACCGCGCTGTGCCTCGTCCTGAGCTGTCTCATCGCGCTGCCGGTGGCGCTGGTCCTCGGCCATCTGGGCAAGGGCGGCACGCTCGCCGTCAACGTCTCCAACGTGGGGCGCGCCGTGCCCACCTTCGCCGTCCTCGTCCTGCTCCTGCTCACCCCGCTGGGCCGGCACGGCGAGTGGCCGACCATCATCGCCCTGATCCTCTTCGCCGTACCGCCCCTGCTCACCAACGCCTACGTCGGCATGCGCGAGGTCGACCGCGACGTGGTGCGGGCGGCCCGGGGCATGGGCATGACCGGGCGCCAGCTCCTGCTCCGCGTCGAGCTGCCGCTCGCGCTGCCACTGATCCTCACCGGCGTACGCGTCGCCGCCGTCCAGCTCGTCGCGACCGCCACGCTCGCGGCCCTCGCGGGCGGTGGCGGTCTCGGACGGATCATCACCGCCGGGTTCAACCTGGCCTCCACGCCGCAAGTGGTCGCGGGCGCCCTCCTCGTGGCGGTGTTCGCGCTCGTCGTCGAGGGGATCTTCGAAGCCGTCCAGCGCCTCGCCCCGCACTGGGCCAGAGGCGGGACAGGATGA
- a CDS encoding ABC transporter substrate-binding protein: protein MRPRLLPAVLALIAVTACAGGPSLEQQGSVTAPPGDSRHLTIGSAGFTESDLLAQMYALLLDQAGYHTKILSVTNREIYEPALESGQIDVVAEYAATFADWLNAKAHGADAEPVGSPDLGRTMAALRALAAPRGLTVLDPGRAVDQNAFAVARTYARRHGLRTLSDLGAAKLPVRLAAGDECVQRPYCEPGLKKTYGIDVTAVDPKGVGTTQAKQAVQSGQDQMVLTTTTDATLDAFGLVLLADDKHLQNADCIVPVVNRSRAGGKGVTDALGRLNTVLTTADLARLNEQVDSWRRLPQDVARTYLKSKGLIRGG from the coding sequence ATGAGGCCGCGCCTGCTTCCCGCCGTCCTCGCCCTGATCGCGGTCACGGCCTGCGCGGGCGGCCCGAGCCTGGAGCAGCAGGGCTCGGTGACCGCGCCGCCCGGCGACAGCAGGCATCTGACGATCGGCTCGGCCGGATTCACCGAGAGCGACCTCCTGGCGCAGATGTACGCGCTGCTCCTTGACCAGGCCGGCTACCACACGAAGATCCTCTCGGTCACCAACCGGGAGATCTACGAACCCGCCCTGGAGAGCGGCCAGATCGACGTGGTGGCCGAGTACGCGGCGACCTTCGCCGACTGGCTGAACGCCAAGGCCCACGGCGCCGACGCCGAGCCCGTGGGTTCACCCGACCTCGGCCGCACCATGGCGGCCCTGCGCGCCCTCGCCGCGCCGCGCGGTCTGACCGTCCTCGACCCGGGCAGGGCCGTCGACCAGAACGCCTTCGCGGTGGCGCGGACCTACGCGCGCCGGCACGGGCTCAGGACACTGAGCGACCTCGGCGCCGCGAAGCTTCCGGTGCGGCTCGCGGCCGGGGACGAGTGCGTGCAACGCCCGTACTGCGAGCCCGGGTTGAAGAAGACGTACGGCATCGACGTCACGGCGGTCGACCCCAAGGGGGTCGGGACCACCCAGGCCAAGCAGGCCGTGCAGAGCGGTCAGGACCAGATGGTCCTCACCACCACGACGGACGCCACGCTCGACGCCTTCGGCCTGGTGCTGCTCGCCGACGACAAACACCTTCAGAACGCGGACTGCATCGTGCCGGTGGTCAATCGCTCGCGGGCGGGCGGCAAGGGCGTGACGGACGCGCTGGGCAGACTCAACACCGTGCTCACGACCGCGGACCTCGCCCGGCTGAACGAACAGGTCGACAGCTGGCGCCGGCTGCCGCAGGACGTGGCGAGGACGTACCTGAAGTCCAAGGGGTTGATCCGAGGGGGGTGA